One window of the Phycodurus eques isolate BA_2022a chromosome 7, UOR_Pequ_1.1, whole genome shotgun sequence genome contains the following:
- the LOC133404747 gene encoding piggyBac transposable element-derived protein 4-like, which translates to MDSKLPADFLELFLTDELLQRIADQTNLYATQYFQAQSKTLPHSRVHAWKPVSVPELKTFFGLTFLTSYVKKPSIGLYWSVDEVDATPHFSQTMSRNRFQIIWQFLHYNNNASQDDADKLYKIRPVFEYIVEKFKEMYQPGQNICIDEGMMLWRGRVSFRVYNPKKPVKYGIKSYILCDSATGYCFNMQPDVGEARTTSEIVFSLLDRLAGHGYTLYMDDSYNSVPLCELLLGAETNVCGTLRKNRGEPKIFSEMTKYELGAGGKVVRHNERVMVVVWQDKQLVRMVTTYHQDRMQKVKVLQKGRKDKGCQFKPECVVAYNSSMHGVDSLDQNIAYYPFIRRSLNWSKKFVAYLFQLCMFNAYVLYRARNPGELKTLLEFMRSVVKSWTVKRHVGVQVKKEKEVAVQKGEDLEGGRRSTRAPYKTDPDSRLDGQLGKHRLEYLMPVGKKLRPTRGCRVCARRGKRSDTRLWCASCCVPLHAVECFTDYHTKLNYSV; encoded by the coding sequence ATGGATTCCAAGCTGCCAGCTGACTTTCTGGAGCTCTTCTTAACTGACGAGCTGCTCCAACGTATTGCGGATCAGACCAACCTGTATGCGACTCAGTATTTTCAAGCACAGTCTAAGACTCTGCCACATAGCAGAGTACATGCGTGGAAACCGGTGTCAGTCCCAGAGCTGAAAACTTTCTTTGGACTCACTTTTCTCACCAGTTATGTCAAAAAGCCAAGCATTGGACTGTACTGGAGTGTGGATGAGGTAGACGCAACACCCCATTTCAGCCAGACCATGTCAAGGAACAGATTTCAGATTATCTGGCAGTTCCTTCATTACAACAATAACGCATCACAGGATGACGCTGACAAATTGTACAAAATCCGTCCAGTGTTTGAATACATTGTGGAAAAGTTCAAGGAGATGTATCAACCGgggcaaaacatttgcattgatGAGGGTATGATGCTGTGGCGAGGGCGTGTATCGTTCAGAGTGTACAACCCAAAAAAGCCTGTGAAATATGGAATCAAATCCTACATACTTTGTGACTCTGCCACAGGGTACTGCTTCAATATGCAGCCTGATGTCGGGGAAGCTCGTACTACGTCGGAGATAGTGTTCTCTCTACTTGATCGTCTGGCCGGTCATGGTTATACACTGTATATGGACGATTCCTACAATTCTGTACCACTCTGTGAGCTTTTACTGGGAGCAGAAACCAACGTCTGTGGGACATTGAGGAAGAATAGGGGTGAACCTAAGATCTTTAGCGAGATGACAAAGTATgagttgggggcgggggggaaagtTGTGCGACACAATGAGAGAGTAATGGTCGTAGTCTGGCAGGACAAACAGTTGGTGAGGATGGTGACAACTTACCACCAAGATAGGATGCAGAAGGTTAAGGTGTTGCAGAAGGGACGCAAAGACAAGGGTTGTCAGTTCAAGCCAGAGTGTGTTGTTGCATATAACTCTTCCATGCATGGAGTGGATAGTTTGGACCAAAACATTGCATACTATCCTTTCATCCGAAGGTCACTGAATTGGTCCAAGAAGTTTGTAGCCTATCTGTTTCAACTGTGTATGTTTAACGCCTATGTCCTCTACAGAGCCAGAAACCCAGGGGAGTTGAAAACCCTCTTGGAGTTCATGCGCAGTGTAGTGAAGTCGTGGACTGTAAAGCGACATGTGGGGGTGCAGGTAAAAAAGGAGAAGGAAGTTGCAGTTCAAAAGGGTGAGGACTTGGAGGGAGGTCGGCGTTCTACAAGGGCACCATATAAAACTGACCCAGATAGCAGGCTAGATGGACAGCTTGGCAAACACAGACTCGAATACCTGATGCCGGTTGGCAAGAAGTTAAGACCAACAAGGGGTTGTAGGGTCTGCGCACGTAGGGGAAAGCGCAGCGATACTAGATTGTGGTGTGCTTCCTGTTGTGTGCCCTTGCATGCAGTAGAATGTTTCACAGATTACCACACTAAATTGAACTATTCTGTGTAG